The proteins below come from a single Methanothrix thermoacetophila PT genomic window:
- a CDS encoding DNA-directed DNA polymerase, which translates to MHFQILDANYVYDMSGYPVVQLFGIRDNGDSIICRVSGFRPYFYASAHDITSAAEAVESMDLDVEIVERYEPIGYQSKPIKMLRIIAKDPKSVREIRDRVREIPSVRAVYETDILFKNRFLIDTGLGGMAWVKVLDVERDSTSAKESRDGLSWYGLANYREVERDSTSAKESRVLEGCEMRERRRFIVDVPVEKLAPEDLESTAPLRFMSFDIECLPQNGEMPRPESSPVILISMAFHPPYHGMSDLVLVGRELECDRPDVEGCADERALISRFVSVIDDYDPDIIAGYNSNEFDIPYLRERASRLGIEMNVGRDGSTWLIRSMGSNKNVAVTGRVVVDLLPIIRSSFSLKQYTLRNAAMELIGEEKRDMDPARMESIWLGGDGLADLIRYSRRDAVLVMQLLLRLRLMDKYIALARVSGSLLQDIVNGGQSGMVENLILRRFRSHKRVLPPKPDSEESGERFTDADELKGGAVLPPVKGLVENVVILDYKSLYPTIMMAHNLCYSTVVTKERPPEVVKSPSGGYFASPSVCKGIVPEILRELLEKRTETKMLMKSAGEDERAFLDAKQYALKILLNSFYGYSGYARARLYSLTLANAVTSFGRHNILRTKEMIEEIGSVYIVDGKALLPEETSVSSNPKPPDTIELNSAGRRYDLSVVYGDTDSVFVRISSGYSITPEDAELIGRKIAETITSKLPKPMELVFEAFARRAIFLAKKRYALWLFERVSTQSKPLDGVEGSSKTPSEGSGIIWRDRIKVRGMETVRRDWCDLTSKTLRRCLELILKEGRVDDAVQHVRDVIQRLRDMDIRRDRELLDDLVLTRRFTKDPSSYRNKQPHIQLVEKMRRRGGRVPGVGDRVPFIIVKGGKKTLFVDRAEDPEYAVENNLPIDTEYYIEKQLLPPVLRLFMPFDVDRESLLQCRSQKNLLHFDQKAQRQRTLLDF; encoded by the coding sequence ATGCACTTTCAGATCCTGGATGCAAATTACGTCTACGACATGAGCGGCTATCCTGTGGTACAGCTGTTTGGCATCAGAGATAATGGGGATAGCATCATCTGTCGCGTCTCGGGATTCAGGCCGTATTTTTACGCAAGCGCTCATGATATCACCAGTGCAGCGGAAGCTGTCGAATCCATGGACCTCGATGTGGAGATCGTCGAGCGATACGAGCCCATCGGGTACCAGTCGAAGCCAATAAAGATGCTGAGGATAATCGCGAAGGACCCGAAGTCTGTCAGGGAGATAAGGGACAGGGTGAGAGAGATTCCCTCTGTGAGGGCAGTCTACGAGACCGACATCCTGTTCAAGAACAGGTTTCTCATTGATACAGGTCTCGGCGGCATGGCGTGGGTTAAAGTCCTGGATGTTGAGAGAGATTCGACCTCAGCGAAGGAGTCGAGGGATGGCCTTTCGTGGTATGGGCTCGCAAATTACAGAGAGGTTGAGAGAGATTCGACCTCAGCGAAGGAGTCGAGGGTGCTCGAAGGATGCGAGATGCGCGAAAGGCGCCGGTTTATCGTTGATGTGCCTGTGGAGAAGCTGGCGCCGGAGGATCTGGAGAGCACTGCGCCCCTCAGGTTCATGTCCTTCGATATCGAATGTCTCCCACAGAATGGGGAGATGCCGAGGCCGGAGAGCTCCCCTGTGATACTGATAAGTATGGCGTTTCATCCCCCTTACCACGGGATGAGCGATCTCGTTCTCGTGGGGAGAGAACTCGAATGTGATAGGCCGGATGTTGAGGGGTGTGCAGACGAGAGAGCCCTTATCTCCAGATTTGTGTCCGTGATCGATGATTACGATCCCGACATAATCGCGGGCTACAACTCGAACGAGTTCGACATTCCATATCTAAGAGAGCGTGCATCCAGGCTCGGCATCGAGATGAATGTGGGTCGTGACGGAAGCACGTGGCTCATCAGGAGCATGGGCAGCAACAAAAACGTCGCTGTGACAGGCCGGGTTGTTGTTGACCTGCTTCCGATCATCAGGTCCTCATTCAGCCTGAAGCAGTACACTCTGAGAAATGCTGCCATGGAGCTGATCGGGGAGGAGAAGCGAGATATGGACCCTGCCAGGATGGAATCGATCTGGCTTGGGGGAGATGGGCTGGCCGATCTAATACGCTACTCGAGGCGGGATGCTGTGCTTGTGATGCAGCTCCTCCTCCGCCTGAGGCTGATGGATAAATACATAGCGCTGGCGAGGGTGAGCGGATCGCTGCTCCAGGACATAGTCAACGGCGGCCAGAGCGGCATGGTGGAAAATCTCATTCTCAGAAGGTTCCGATCGCATAAGAGAGTCCTCCCGCCGAAGCCAGACTCGGAGGAGTCGGGTGAGCGGTTCACGGATGCAGATGAGCTTAAGGGTGGTGCGGTGCTCCCCCCGGTGAAGGGCCTTGTGGAGAATGTGGTCATCTTGGACTACAAATCGCTCTACCCCACGATAATGATGGCCCACAACCTCTGCTACTCAACGGTGGTCACAAAGGAAAGACCTCCAGAGGTTGTTAAATCGCCATCCGGCGGGTATTTCGCATCTCCCTCTGTCTGCAAGGGGATCGTGCCGGAGATACTGAGGGAGCTGCTGGAGAAGAGGACGGAGACGAAGATGCTCATGAAGAGCGCAGGAGAGGACGAGCGCGCATTTCTCGATGCAAAGCAGTACGCGCTCAAGATCCTGCTGAACAGCTTCTACGGGTACTCCGGATACGCAAGGGCGAGGCTGTACAGTCTGACTCTGGCGAACGCTGTCACAAGCTTCGGGAGACACAACATACTGAGGACAAAGGAGATGATCGAGGAGATCGGCTCAGTCTACATTGTTGACGGGAAAGCTCTGCTTCCCGAGGAGACTTCCGTCTCCTCCAATCCGAAACCCCCCGACACAATTGAACTTAATTCCGCCGGAAGACGCTACGACCTCTCTGTTGTCTACGGTGATACAGACAGCGTCTTCGTGAGGATATCATCAGGTTACAGCATCACCCCCGAGGATGCGGAGCTGATAGGAAGAAAGATCGCTGAGACGATCACATCGAAGCTCCCTAAGCCGATGGAGCTCGTATTCGAGGCGTTTGCCAGGCGCGCGATATTCCTGGCGAAGAAAAGGTATGCCCTTTGGCTCTTCGAAAGAGTTTCGACGCAGTCGAAACCTCTCGACGGAGTCGAGGGATCTTCGAAGACCCCATCCGAAGGAAGTGGGATCATATGGAGGGACAGGATAAAGGTCAGGGGCATGGAGACCGTGCGGCGGGACTGGTGCGACCTCACATCAAAGACCCTGAGGAGATGCCTGGAGCTGATTCTGAAGGAAGGCAGGGTGGATGATGCAGTTCAGCACGTGAGGGACGTGATCCAGCGGCTAAGGGATATGGACATCAGGCGGGACAGAGAGCTCCTTGATGATCTTGTGCTCACAAGGCGATTCACAAAGGATCCATCCTCATACAGGAACAAGCAGCCACACATCCAGCTAGTCGAGAAGATGAGAAGGCGCGGCGGAAGGGTCCCCGGGGTGGGAGACCGGGTCCCGTTCATAATAGTCAAGGGAGGCAAAAAGACGCTCTTCGTCGACAGGGCTGAGGATCCGGAGTATGCGGTGGAGAACAACCTTCCAATAGATACAGAATACTATATTGAGAAGCAGCTTCTTCCGCCTGTCCTCAGGCTCTTCATGCCGTTTGATGTGGACAGAGAGAGCCTTCTCCAGTGCAGATCTCAGAAGAACCTTCTCCATTTCGATCAGAAGGCTCAGAGGCAGCGAACCCTGCTGGATTTCTAG
- a CDS encoding EF-Tu/IF-2/RF-3 family GTPase, producing the protein MPNLNVAVLGKAEFSKDLGKRGTASDITFYNLKRGGTTVTFVEPTRYPERLAPLFYVLSMARSAILIVEKIDQLFGEAVLALDCMGIRDGYIVLKNYITEEEIAPLVRSTAVERYTVIDDNPIEIRESLLEDADAVVHEEDVSGTLPVDHFFNVRGVGTVVLGNVAEGTIRKHDLLRVLPGDKNAQIRSIQKHDEDFESASAGERAGLALKGIEVSELDRGTVLTTNDAVKTSTSLRSRAEIVRYWQSPLREGMVLHLGHWMQYLPARIESSSGDPRSPDLNLSLDRPLVHLPGDRALMTYPEGGKLRIVGTISLP; encoded by the coding sequence ATGCCAAACCTCAATGTGGCGGTGCTCGGTAAAGCAGAGTTCTCGAAGGATCTGGGCAAGAGGGGCACAGCCAGCGATATAACGTTTTACAACCTCAAGAGAGGTGGGACGACCGTGACCTTCGTCGAGCCCACCAGGTATCCGGAGCGACTGGCGCCGCTCTTCTACGTTCTGTCCATGGCTCGCAGCGCCATCCTCATCGTGGAGAAGATAGACCAGCTCTTCGGGGAGGCGGTTCTCGCCCTGGACTGCATGGGCATTCGCGATGGTTACATCGTTCTGAAAAACTACATAACAGAGGAGGAGATCGCGCCTCTTGTCAGATCAACTGCTGTCGAGAGATATACTGTGATCGATGACAATCCCATAGAGATACGCGAGAGTCTTCTTGAAGATGCAGATGCTGTGGTACACGAGGAAGATGTCTCAGGAACGCTCCCCGTGGATCATTTCTTCAATGTTCGGGGCGTCGGGACTGTCGTCCTGGGAAATGTTGCAGAGGGGACTATCAGAAAGCACGATCTTCTCAGGGTTCTGCCTGGCGATAAGAATGCTCAGATACGCTCCATCCAGAAGCACGACGAGGATTTCGAGAGCGCGAGCGCGGGGGAGCGCGCGGGTCTTGCGCTGAAGGGCATAGAGGTCTCTGAGCTAGATCGTGGAACTGTTCTAACCACGAATGATGCTGTAAAAACCTCCACCAGTCTCAGATCGAGAGCAGAGATCGTGAGGTACTGGCAGTCACCGCTGAGGGAAGGGATGGTACTTCATCTGGGACACTGGATGCAGTATCTCCCTGCGAGAATCGAATCTTCCTCAGGCGATCCGCGAAGCCCTGATCTCAATCTCTCGCTGGACAGGCCTCTCGTCCATCTCCCGGGAGACAGGGCGCTCATGACATACCCAGAGGGAGGAAAGCTGAGGATAGTCGGGACGATCTCGTTACCGTGA
- the glgP gene encoding alpha-glucan family phosphorylase, which translates to MIDRFPDIPARIEGLRELACNLWWSWHHPARDLFNMLNPAAWQLSVHNPVKLLHEIDRSVLERAAENDHFLRHYDAVISRFRSEMRGKGGWFPSHIRNPMNVPIAYFSAEYGLHHSMPFYAGGLGFLAGDYLKECSDLRLPVIGVGFMYPGGYLRQRLSPDGWQLSESEILDKSHAPISQVLDENGKPLLVRVPVIEPPIYVGVWKLRIGRIPLYLLDTDIEANDPWNRGISSRLYIGDAEQRLRQEIVLGIGGMSVLESMGINNLVLHLNEGHPAFAVLERLRYLIGNGMSCREAIDYVRRTTVFTTHTPVPAGHDIFPFHLMEKYFNSYLPTIGLTRDQFFRLGIDPANPQVGFNMTAFAMRMSLYRNCVSRRHLEVTESMWRHLLSELKSNGTVIDHVTNGVHVLTWLDRSMEDLFNRYLGLGWLEEHDDPSIWALVDDIPDRELWMAHRMAKMRLITTIRERARLRWSMDGADPRIIVASGVLFDPSVFTIGFARRFATYKRATLILQDLNRLRSILNNEDMPVQIIFAGKAHPADDTAKQIIQKVYNVAKDPSFGGRIAFVEDYDEQLAQYMVHGVDLWLNTPQPPLEASGTSGMKAMVNGVPQLSILDGWWLEGYNGRNGWAFEGAEGADRDVRDAHSLYELLENDIVPLFYRVENNDGVPHGWVRVMKEAIKSTAPRFSSRRMVKEYTNKFYVNALDAANSFSMSMTQES; encoded by the coding sequence ATGATAGACAGATTTCCAGACATACCGGCGAGGATTGAAGGGCTGAGGGAGCTGGCGTGCAACCTCTGGTGGTCGTGGCACCATCCTGCCAGAGATTTATTCAACATGCTCAATCCTGCCGCATGGCAGCTCAGCGTTCATAACCCCGTGAAGCTGCTCCACGAGATAGACAGATCTGTGCTGGAGAGGGCAGCTGAGAACGATCATTTCCTGAGACACTACGACGCGGTCATCTCCAGGTTCAGGTCCGAGATGAGGGGAAAAGGTGGGTGGTTCCCATCACACATCAGGAACCCGATGAATGTGCCAATTGCATACTTTTCAGCAGAGTATGGCCTCCATCACTCGATGCCGTTCTACGCCGGCGGCCTGGGATTCCTGGCGGGTGATTACCTCAAGGAGTGCAGCGATCTCAGGCTTCCGGTTATCGGTGTGGGCTTCATGTATCCCGGCGGGTATCTCAGGCAGAGATTATCTCCAGATGGCTGGCAGCTTAGCGAGAGCGAGATCCTGGACAAGAGTCACGCGCCGATATCTCAGGTGCTCGACGAAAACGGCAAACCGCTTCTCGTAAGGGTTCCTGTGATAGAGCCGCCGATATATGTGGGTGTGTGGAAGCTCAGGATAGGCAGGATCCCACTGTATCTTCTGGATACAGACATCGAGGCAAACGACCCCTGGAACCGGGGGATATCATCACGCCTTTACATTGGAGATGCTGAGCAGAGGCTGAGGCAGGAGATAGTGCTGGGCATAGGGGGTATGAGCGTACTCGAGAGCATGGGAATAAATAATCTGGTGCTGCATCTCAATGAGGGCCACCCGGCATTCGCGGTCCTGGAGAGACTCAGGTACCTCATAGGAAATGGCATGAGCTGCAGGGAAGCCATCGATTATGTCAGGAGAACGACCGTGTTCACCACACACACCCCAGTTCCAGCGGGCCATGATATATTCCCATTCCATCTCATGGAGAAGTACTTCAACTCATATCTGCCCACGATTGGACTAACTCGCGATCAGTTCTTCAGGCTGGGCATAGATCCAGCGAACCCACAGGTTGGGTTCAACATGACCGCATTCGCGATGCGGATGTCACTGTACAGGAACTGTGTCAGCAGGAGGCATCTCGAGGTCACCGAGTCGATGTGGCGTCACCTGTTATCAGAGCTCAAATCGAATGGTACTGTCATCGACCACGTCACCAACGGGGTACACGTACTCACGTGGCTCGATCGCAGCATGGAGGATCTGTTCAACAGGTATCTAGGGCTTGGATGGCTGGAGGAGCACGACGACCCCTCGATATGGGCGCTTGTGGACGACATACCTGACAGAGAGCTCTGGATGGCACACCGAATGGCAAAAATGAGATTGATAACAACGATAAGAGAGCGCGCCAGGCTCAGGTGGTCCATGGACGGCGCAGATCCCAGGATAATAGTCGCGTCTGGTGTGCTTTTTGATCCATCTGTCTTCACAATAGGCTTCGCGCGGAGGTTCGCTACATACAAAAGAGCCACGCTGATACTCCAGGATCTGAACCGCCTCAGGAGCATTCTCAACAACGAGGACATGCCGGTCCAGATAATATTCGCAGGCAAGGCGCATCCTGCAGACGATACGGCCAAGCAGATAATTCAGAAGGTCTACAACGTGGCAAAGGATCCGAGCTTTGGGGGAAGGATCGCGTTCGTAGAGGATTATGATGAGCAGCTCGCCCAGTATATGGTCCATGGTGTTGACCTGTGGCTGAACACGCCGCAGCCGCCGCTCGAGGCATCCGGCACCAGCGGGATGAAGGCGATGGTCAATGGCGTGCCACAGCTCAGCATCCTTGACGGCTGGTGGCTAGAGGGGTACAACGGCAGAAACGGCTGGGCATTCGAGGGCGCCGAGGGAGCGGATCGGGATGTGAGGGACGCACACAGCCTCTACGAGCTTCTGGAGAACGACATCGTGCCTCTCTTCTACAGAGTGGAGAACAACGATGGAGTGCCGCATGGCTGGGTAAGGGTAATGAAGGAGGCGATAAAGAGCACCGCACCGAGGTTCTCCTCGAGGAGGATGGTGAAGGAGTATACAAACAAATTCTACGTGAATGCCCTGGATGCGGCCAACAGCTTCAGCATGAGCATGACCCAGGAGAGCTGA